Proteins from a genomic interval of Spea bombifrons isolate aSpeBom1 chromosome 4, aSpeBom1.2.pri, whole genome shotgun sequence:
- the ANP32A gene encoding acidic leucine-rich nuclear phosphoprotein 32 family member A isoform X2 codes for MDMKKRIHLELRNRTPADVKELVLDNCRSKEGKIEGLTDEFEELEFLSTINVCLSSVANLPKLNKLKKLELSDNNISGGLEVLAEKCPNLTHLNLSGNSIKDLSTIEPLKKLETLKSLDLFNCEVTNLNDYRENVFKLLPHLTYLDGYDRDDKEAPDSDAEAYVDDDDDDEEDEEDYDEDAPPGEEGEEDEDEEEEEEVSGEEEEDEDAYKEGEEDEADEDDRGQKRKRDTEDEGDEED; via the exons ATGGATATGAAAAAGAGAATTCACCTGGAGCTGCGAAACAGGACGCCGGCCGAT GTTAAAGAGCTTGTCTTGGATAACTGCAGATCCAAGGAGGGCAAAATTGAAGGCCTGACTGATGAATTTGAAGAACTGGAATTTCTGAGTACAATTAACGTCTGCCTGAGCTCTGTCGCAAACTTACCAAAgttaaacaaactgaaaaag CTGGAGCTGAGCGATAACAACATATCAGGAGGACTGGAAGTGCTGGCAGAAAAATGCCCAAACCTTACACATCTCAACCTGAGCGGGAACAGTATAAAGGATTTAAGCACGATAGAACCTCTG aAAAAGTTGGAGACCTTGAAAAGCTTGGACCTGTTTAATTGCGAAGTCACCAATCTCAATGATTATCGAGAAAACGTCTTCAAGCTCCTCCCTCACCTCACTTACCTAGATGGCTACGATCGAGATGACAAGGAGGCCCCAGATTCTGATGCAGAGGCTtatgttgatgatgatgatgacgacgagGAAGACG AGGAAGACTATGATGAGGACGCCCCAccaggagaagagggagaggaagacgaggatgaagaggaggaagaggaagtgAGCGGTGAGGAGGAG gaggATGAGGACGCTTACAAAGAAGGAGAGGAAGACGAAGCTGATGAGGATG ATCGAGGACAAAAAAGGAAACGAGACACAGAGGATGAGGGAGATGAGGAGGACTAA
- the CORO2B gene encoding coronin-2B produces the protein MTITKMSWRPQYRSSKFRNVYGKVASRENCYDCIPITKNVHDNHFCAVNAKFLAIVTESAGGGSFLVIPLHQTGRIEPNHPKVCGHQGTVLDIKWNPFVENIIASCSEDTSVRIWEIPEGGLKRNMTEAVLELYGHSRRVGLIEWHPTTNNILFSAGYDYKILIWNLEIGEAMKMIDCHTDVILCMSFNTNGSLLATTCKDKKLRVLEPRSGRVLQEASCKNHKVMRVVFLGDMNRLLTTGVSRWNTRQIALWDQEDLSVPLIEEEIDGLSGLLFPFYDMDTHVLYLAGKGDGNIRYYEITAEKPFLTYLMEFRSPAPQKGLGVMPKHGLDVSACEIFRFYKLITLKSLIEPISMIVPRRSETYQEDIYPMTPGMEPAMTPDEWLSGLNRDPVLISLKEGYRKESKVTFKAPVKDKKSLVVNGIDLLENVPPRTENELLRMFFRQQEEIRRLKEQLAQRDLIIRQLELELRNLRNSPKES, from the exons ATGTCATGGCGGCCACAGTATCGCAGTTCCAAGTTCCGAAATGTGTATGGAAAGGTGGCGAGTCGAGAGAATTGTTATGACTGTATACCGATCACCAAGAATGTGCACGACAATCACTTCTGTGCCGTCAACGCAAAATTCCTGGCGATTGTCACCGAGAGTGCAGGAGGAGGATCGTTTCTTGTAATCCCCCTTCACCAG ACTGGTCGCATTGAGCCCAATCACCCGAAGGTGTGTGGGCACCAGGGCACAGTGCTGGATATTAAATGGAACCCGTTTGTGGAGAACATCATCGCTTCCTGTTCTGAGGACACTTCG GTGCGAATATGGGAGATTCCAGAAGGGGGACTCAAGCGCAACATGACAGAGGCGGTTCTGGAGTTGTATGGGCACAGTCGGAGGGTGGGCTTGATAGAATGGCATCCCACAACAAACAACATACTGTTTAGCGCTGGGTACGACTACAAG ATCCTTATTTGGAATCTGGAGATTGGGGAGGCAATGAAGATGATTGATTGTCATACAGATGTCATCCTTTGCATGTCATTCAACACAAATGGGAGCCTTTTGGCCACCACCTGCAAGGATAAGAAATTACGTGTATTGGAACCTCGCTCTGGACGAGTGCTACAG GAAGCCAGCTGCAAGAACCACAAGGTGATGAGAGTTGTCTTCCTTGGAGATATGAATCGTTTACTCACAACAGGTGTCTCCAGGTGGAACACAAGGCAGATAGCACTGTGGGACCAG GAAgacttgtctgtgccattaaTAGAGGAAGAAATAGATGGATTGTCAGGACTGCTGTTTCCTTTCTATGACATGGACACACACGTGCTCTATTTGGCTGGAAAG GGAGACGGGAACATTCGATATTATGAGATAACAGCAGAGAAGCCATTCCTCACCTATCTAATGGAATTCCGTTCTCCTGCACCTCAAAAGGGGCTTG GAGTAATGCCAAAACATGGACTGGACGTGTCAGCTTGTGAAATATTCCGGTTTTACAAGCTCATCACCTTGAAGAGCCTAATAGAACCTATATCTATGATTGTCCCCAGGAGG TCAGAGACATACCAGGAGGACATTTACCCGATGACCCCAGGAATGGAACCTGCAATGACGCCTGATGAATGGCTAAGTGGCCTCAACAGAG ATCCTGTCCTTATAAGCCTGAAGGAGGGGTATCGAAAGGAGTCCAAAGTCACTTTTAAAGCCCCagtaaaagacaaaaagagCTTAGTAGTCAATGGGATCGACCTACTTGAGAATGTCCCACCTAGAACAGAAAATGAG TTGCTACGCATGTTCTTCCGACAGCAGGAAGAAATCAGGCGTTTGAAGGAGCAGCTGGCCCAGAGGGATCTCATCATCAGACAGCTGGAGTTGGAACTTAGGAACCTGAGGAACAGCCCAAAGGAGAGCTAA
- the ANP32A gene encoding acidic leucine-rich nuclear phosphoprotein 32 family member A isoform X1: MDMKKRIHLELRNRTPADVKELVLDNCRSKEGKIEGLTDEFEELEFLSTINVCLSSVANLPKLNKLKKLELSDNNISGGLEVLAEKCPNLTHLNLSGNSIKDLSTIEPLKKLETLKSLDLFNCEVTNLNDYRENVFKLLPHLTYLDGYDRDDKEAPDSDAEAYVDDDDDDEEDEEDYDEDAPPGEEGEEDEDEEEEEEVSGEEEEDEDAYKEGEEDEADEDADRGQKRKRDTEDEGDEED; this comes from the exons ATGGATATGAAAAAGAGAATTCACCTGGAGCTGCGAAACAGGACGCCGGCCGAT GTTAAAGAGCTTGTCTTGGATAACTGCAGATCCAAGGAGGGCAAAATTGAAGGCCTGACTGATGAATTTGAAGAACTGGAATTTCTGAGTACAATTAACGTCTGCCTGAGCTCTGTCGCAAACTTACCAAAgttaaacaaactgaaaaag CTGGAGCTGAGCGATAACAACATATCAGGAGGACTGGAAGTGCTGGCAGAAAAATGCCCAAACCTTACACATCTCAACCTGAGCGGGAACAGTATAAAGGATTTAAGCACGATAGAACCTCTG aAAAAGTTGGAGACCTTGAAAAGCTTGGACCTGTTTAATTGCGAAGTCACCAATCTCAATGATTATCGAGAAAACGTCTTCAAGCTCCTCCCTCACCTCACTTACCTAGATGGCTACGATCGAGATGACAAGGAGGCCCCAGATTCTGATGCAGAGGCTtatgttgatgatgatgatgacgacgagGAAGACG AGGAAGACTATGATGAGGACGCCCCAccaggagaagagggagaggaagacgaggatgaagaggaggaagaggaagtgAGCGGTGAGGAGGAG gaggATGAGGACGCTTACAAAGAAGGAGAGGAAGACGAAGCTGATGAGGATG CAGATCGAGGACAAAAAAGGAAACGAGACACAGAGGATGAGGGAGATGAGGAGGACTAA
- the ANP32A gene encoding acidic leucine-rich nuclear phosphoprotein 32 family member A isoform X3: MDMKKRIHLELRNRTPADVKELVLDNCRSKEGKIEGLTDEFEELEFLSTINVCLSSVANLPKLNKLKKLELSDNNISGGLEVLAEKCPNLTHLNLSGNSIKDLSTIEPLKKLETLKSLDLFNCEVTNLNDYRENVFKLLPHLTYLDGYDRDDKEAPDSDAEAYVDDDDDDEEDGG; encoded by the exons ATGGATATGAAAAAGAGAATTCACCTGGAGCTGCGAAACAGGACGCCGGCCGAT GTTAAAGAGCTTGTCTTGGATAACTGCAGATCCAAGGAGGGCAAAATTGAAGGCCTGACTGATGAATTTGAAGAACTGGAATTTCTGAGTACAATTAACGTCTGCCTGAGCTCTGTCGCAAACTTACCAAAgttaaacaaactgaaaaag CTGGAGCTGAGCGATAACAACATATCAGGAGGACTGGAAGTGCTGGCAGAAAAATGCCCAAACCTTACACATCTCAACCTGAGCGGGAACAGTATAAAGGATTTAAGCACGATAGAACCTCTG aAAAAGTTGGAGACCTTGAAAAGCTTGGACCTGTTTAATTGCGAAGTCACCAATCTCAATGATTATCGAGAAAACGTCTTCAAGCTCCTCCCTCACCTCACTTACCTAGATGGCTACGATCGAGATGACAAGGAGGCCCCAGATTCTGATGCAGAGGCTtatgttgatgatgatgatgacgacgagGAAGACG gaggATGA